A stretch of the Bdellovibrio sp. 22V genome encodes the following:
- the ppk1 gene encoding polyphosphate kinase 1, whose protein sequence is MNTPKVASPKRTSKKKSTRKPKVVEHPLSSESLFSSREIGWLNFNRRVLAEAEDVRNPLLERVKFLSISGSNLDEFFMKRVGGLKRHVAYGISPKSSDGKTPLHQLHEIRQVVVPMLQDQAQCFNKSLKPSLEKEGVFLVSWKELSEKEKELVKKYYNKNVFPVLTPLSVDPGHPFPFISNLSISLGVTLKHPNGEDKLFARVKIPKVLPQWIRVDPESSVLRFVSLLEVIKENLADLFPSMQVLDVMPFRLTRNADSDQDQEDAEDLLEAIEEELRQRRFAEVVRLEHGPHPDPWMLKFLMEELEITEEDIYELPSMLDYTDLAAISDLNLPKLKFEPYTPVVSPAFAEEGTGIFNSIKMADQLVHNPYESFAASVEKFIRVASEDPKVLAIKMTLYRTGDNSPFIKALIRAAEQGKQVVCLVELKARFDEERNIYWATELENAGVHVVYGVVGLKTHAKTALVVRQEVEGLKCYAHIGTGNYNVTTSRFYTDLGLLTAKEEITNDIVEFFHYLTGRSLKSNYQNLLIAPVNMFTKFKTMIEREAEHAKAGRPAHIVAKFNNFEENDIAVALYAASQKGVDIDMVVRGFCCLRPGVPGMSERIRVSSIIGRFLEHSRLFYFRNGAKDPVDGEFFIGSADWMYRNLHARVEAIVPILDRTLKEKCWEILNLCLKEQRQAWHMNSDGSYTRKTSQDMGIHQTLMQIAKARVTLVEETHSGAE, encoded by the coding sequence TTGAATACGCCAAAAGTGGCTTCGCCGAAACGCACATCTAAAAAGAAATCGACGAGAAAGCCCAAAGTTGTAGAGCATCCTCTGTCATCTGAAAGTCTTTTTTCGAGCCGTGAAATTGGATGGCTGAATTTTAATAGACGAGTGCTCGCAGAGGCGGAAGATGTCCGCAACCCTCTGTTAGAGCGCGTGAAATTTCTGAGCATCTCGGGTTCGAACTTAGACGAGTTTTTTATGAAGCGCGTAGGCGGATTGAAGCGCCATGTGGCTTACGGAATTTCACCGAAGTCTTCCGACGGAAAAACGCCGCTGCATCAGTTGCATGAAATTCGCCAAGTGGTCGTGCCGATGTTGCAGGATCAGGCTCAGTGTTTCAATAAATCACTGAAGCCTTCGTTGGAAAAAGAAGGTGTCTTTCTTGTATCCTGGAAAGAACTTTCTGAAAAAGAAAAAGAACTTGTTAAAAAGTACTATAACAAAAACGTTTTCCCGGTTTTAACGCCACTTTCAGTTGATCCAGGACATCCGTTTCCGTTTATTTCAAATTTGTCTATCTCCTTGGGTGTGACGTTGAAGCATCCCAACGGCGAAGATAAACTTTTTGCGCGGGTGAAGATCCCCAAAGTATTGCCGCAGTGGATTCGCGTCGATCCGGAATCCTCGGTTTTGCGTTTCGTCAGTCTGCTCGAAGTGATTAAAGAAAATTTGGCCGATTTGTTTCCATCAATGCAAGTGCTCGATGTCATGCCATTTCGTCTGACTCGTAATGCGGATTCAGATCAGGATCAGGAAGATGCCGAAGATTTGCTTGAGGCGATTGAAGAAGAACTTCGTCAGCGCCGCTTTGCGGAGGTGGTCCGTCTTGAGCATGGTCCTCATCCGGATCCATGGATGCTGAAATTTCTGATGGAAGAATTGGAAATTACCGAAGAAGACATTTATGAACTTCCATCAATGCTGGATTACACCGATCTGGCGGCGATTTCCGATTTGAATTTGCCGAAGCTAAAGTTTGAGCCCTACACGCCGGTGGTGTCCCCGGCATTTGCCGAAGAAGGCACGGGGATTTTTAACTCGATAAAAATGGCTGATCAGCTTGTGCATAATCCTTATGAAAGCTTTGCAGCTTCTGTCGAAAAATTCATTCGTGTGGCCAGTGAAGATCCTAAGGTTCTTGCGATTAAAATGACTTTGTATCGCACCGGCGACAACAGTCCTTTCATTAAGGCGTTGATTCGTGCAGCGGAGCAGGGCAAACAAGTCGTGTGCTTGGTCGAACTCAAAGCGCGCTTTGACGAAGAAAGAAATATCTATTGGGCGACGGAGCTGGAAAATGCCGGCGTTCACGTCGTTTACGGCGTCGTGGGTTTAAAGACCCATGCGAAAACTGCCTTGGTGGTCCGTCAAGAAGTCGAAGGCTTGAAGTGTTACGCCCACATCGGAACGGGGAATTACAACGTGACGACGTCCAGATTTTATACAGATCTGGGATTGTTGACCGCGAAAGAAGAAATCACGAATGACATTGTCGAATTCTTTCACTACCTCACCGGTCGTTCGTTAAAAAGCAACTATCAAAATCTTCTGATTGCGCCCGTGAATATGTTCACGAAGTTTAAAACGATGATCGAGCGCGAAGCGGAGCATGCCAAAGCGGGAAGGCCCGCGCATATCGTCGCTAAGTTCAATAACTTTGAGGAAAATGATATTGCCGTGGCTCTTTATGCGGCTTCGCAAAAAGGTGTCGACATCGACATGGTCGTGCGCGGATTTTGCTGTCTTCGTCCAGGCGTGCCCGGAATGAGCGAACGTATTCGCGTCAGCTCTATCATCGGGCGTTTCTTGGAGCATTCGCGGCTCTTTTATTTCCGCAATGGCGCTAAAGACCCTGTCGATGGCGAATTTTTTATCGGCTCCGCCGATTGGATGTATCGTAATTTGCACGCGCGTGTCGAGGCGATCGTGCCAATTTTAGATCGCACCCTCAAAGAAAAGTGCTGGGAGATTCTTAACCTCTGCCTAAAAGAACAAAGACAGGCGTGGCACATGAACTCGGACGGTTCGTACACAAGAAAAACCTCTCAAGACATGGGAATTCATCAAACTTTGATGCAAATTGCAAAAGCGCGAGTTACATTGGTGGAAGAGACTCACTCTGGAGCGGAATAG
- the thiL gene encoding thiamine-phosphate kinase, with the protein MQNTPKEWALIQKIRYRVQRQNDHTVVPLGDDAFVFKNFPGYSVICQDMMVEDVHFSLDYFSAFDLGYKALAVNLSDIAAMGAQPHFAQVSLALPKKINDSWLDEFYMGMSQLADEHHCEIVGGDLTASGDKLTIDVSIHGSCPKPLTRKGAQPGDLLLSSGFLGLSYTGFIALKKNKEDFLTAKQKHLRPKPRLDLVAELQEKKDKIHALMDCSDGLVNDALQLIPNESGLHIFIDNLPIHEETAKMSFELDVATEDLALWGGEDYELLIAISPDDYDKFQNWKLVGQFTNAPGVFVTYADGKEEIKEFKGWRHF; encoded by the coding sequence ATGCAAAACACTCCCAAGGAATGGGCTCTTATTCAAAAAATTCGTTATCGGGTCCAGCGTCAAAACGATCACACGGTCGTGCCGTTGGGTGATGATGCTTTCGTTTTTAAGAACTTCCCTGGCTATTCGGTGATTTGCCAAGACATGATGGTTGAAGATGTGCACTTTAGCCTCGACTATTTCAGCGCTTTCGATCTTGGCTACAAGGCTTTAGCAGTGAATTTGAGCGACATCGCCGCTATGGGAGCCCAACCGCACTTTGCCCAAGTGTCTTTGGCCTTGCCGAAAAAAATAAACGATTCTTGGCTTGACGAATTCTACATGGGCATGAGTCAGCTCGCCGACGAACATCACTGTGAAATTGTCGGTGGAGATCTGACCGCTTCCGGAGACAAACTCACGATCGACGTCAGTATCCACGGCAGCTGTCCGAAACCGCTGACTAGAAAAGGCGCACAGCCTGGAGATCTTCTTCTTTCCAGCGGATTTTTAGGTTTGTCTTACACCGGCTTCATCGCCTTGAAAAAAAACAAAGAAGATTTTCTTACAGCCAAACAAAAACATCTTCGCCCCAAACCACGTTTGGATCTCGTCGCGGAATTACAAGAAAAGAAAGATAAAATTCACGCGCTTATGGATTGCAGCGACGGCCTGGTGAACGATGCTTTGCAATTAATACCGAATGAAAGCGGCCTCCACATCTTTATCGACAACCTTCCGATCCACGAAGAAACCGCCAAGATGTCTTTTGAACTGGATGTCGCCACCGAGGATCTGGCTTTGTGGGGCGGCGAAGACTACGAGCTGCTCATTGCGATTTCTCCGGACGATTATGACAAGTTCCAAAATTGGAAACTTGTTGGTCAGTTCACAAATGCACCCGGAGTTTTTGTCACTTATGCCGACGGCAAAGAGGAAATAAAAGAATTTAAGGGCTGGAGACATTTTTAA
- a CDS encoding PilZ domain-containing protein, with protein sequence MTSLARYHGRSPRYILNTEDDSLIRVAGPKQVPWEEGTEIKNVSLTGLAFTAPDDLCPLLGEVVKIQFTPPGSKQMACYGIVTRLENITDSRTLVGVHFYKLEMSQRIVLAQGLARKFKETQDRGHIDDLLNRPATKISLTSLPQLVMMALLATFWCATIWMLFRFEYVGLYKKLLGLF encoded by the coding sequence ATGACGAGTCTCGCGAGATATCATGGGCGCAGTCCCCGCTACATTTTAAATACGGAAGACGACAGCCTCATTCGCGTGGCCGGCCCCAAACAGGTTCCTTGGGAAGAAGGCACTGAAATCAAAAATGTTTCGCTTACGGGATTGGCATTCACGGCTCCCGACGACCTTTGCCCTCTTCTTGGCGAAGTGGTGAAAATTCAATTCACTCCTCCGGGCTCAAAACAGATGGCTTGTTATGGCATCGTCACCCGCCTGGAAAATATCACCGACTCTCGCACTCTTGTTGGCGTTCATTTCTATAAGCTCGAAATGTCACAAAGAATCGTCCTCGCACAAGGGCTTGCGCGCAAGTTCAAAGAGACTCAAGACCGAGGTCACATTGACGATCTGCTCAATCGCCCCGCTACAAAAATCAGCCTGACAAGCCTGCCGCAACTCGTGATGATGGCGTTGCTTGCAACTTTTTGGTGCGCTACCATTTGGATGCTTTTCCGCTTCGAGTACGTGGGCCTTTATAAAAAACTGCTCGGTCTTTTCTAA
- a CDS encoding LysR family transcriptional regulator: MEQLDLNQIRTFVRLVQAGSFTRAAEVLRQPKSRVSRRLAALEKELGVQLIYRTTRQFQLTETGRAFYERAQGLVEGLESLTNEVSESTAEVSGLIKITASDDMGVRHLPPILDEFTKLYPRVRFEILLTQAVVDLVKESVDVAIRAGHLKDSSLRVRKIGTIGNIFVASPGFLERYRHWEDLSQFSSLPFLGMTQKLDVWKSPEGKKVQLKTNPIFTVNNPSALVELALLGKGVGFIPEFLCSAHIKAGRLVHIYKNLKGAEVPLSIVMPEQKEVPLKIKKFTEFAAKKLKDMVWAET; this comes from the coding sequence ATGGAACAATTAGATCTCAACCAAATACGTACTTTTGTGAGACTTGTGCAGGCCGGAAGCTTCACGCGTGCGGCGGAAGTTTTGCGGCAACCGAAGTCACGCGTCAGTCGCCGTTTGGCGGCATTGGAAAAAGAACTGGGTGTGCAGCTCATCTATCGCACAACAAGACAGTTTCAGCTGACCGAAACGGGACGGGCTTTTTACGAGCGAGCACAAGGTCTTGTGGAAGGTTTAGAGAGTCTAACAAATGAAGTGAGCGAGTCCACGGCCGAAGTTTCAGGGCTTATTAAAATCACAGCCTCTGACGACATGGGCGTGCGTCATCTGCCGCCGATTTTGGATGAGTTTACGAAACTTTATCCGCGAGTGCGTTTTGAGATTTTGCTGACTCAAGCCGTGGTTGATTTGGTGAAAGAATCTGTGGACGTGGCGATTCGCGCGGGGCACCTTAAGGACAGTTCTTTGCGAGTCAGAAAGATCGGAACCATCGGAAATATTTTTGTCGCTTCGCCGGGATTTTTGGAACGCTATCGTCATTGGGAAGATCTGTCGCAGTTTAGCTCCCTGCCTTTTTTGGGAATGACGCAAAAATTGGATGTGTGGAAATCGCCGGAAGGTAAAAAAGTTCAACTCAAAACGAATCCTATTTTCACGGTCAACAATCCTTCGGCACTTGTAGAGCTGGCCCTTTTAGGAAAAGGTGTCGGGTTTATTCCGGAATTTCTTTGTAGCGCGCACATCAAAGCGGGACGCTTGGTGCATATCTATAAGAATCTTAAAGGCGCGGAAGTTCCCTTAAGCATCGTGATGCCGGAACAAAAAGAAGTGCCCTTAAAAATTAAGAAGTTTACCGAGTTTGCGGCGAAAAAACTTAAAGACATGGTTTGGGCGGAAACTTAG
- a CDS encoding YceI family protein — protein MTKLILGTLVTLAGLNAFAGKSIPAGSYTIDAAHSKVGFEVPHLVIATVEGRFTQFDGSIVIDPKLEKSKANMNIDVATVNTDNKDRDDHLRSADFFDSAKNPKMTFVTKKIVGTPDKLKLVGDLTLKGKTKEVTLDAKYLGDVNDPFGNHKIAFSATGKINRKDFGLSWHKAVEVGPVVGDEVTLIIKIEANKPIEKKG, from the coding sequence ATGACAAAACTTATTCTTGGAACTTTGGTGACGCTTGCTGGATTGAACGCTTTCGCAGGTAAATCGATCCCTGCAGGTTCTTATACTATTGATGCGGCTCACTCTAAAGTCGGTTTTGAAGTGCCTCACTTGGTCATCGCGACAGTGGAAGGCCGCTTCACGCAATTCGATGGCTCTATCGTAATTGATCCAAAATTGGAAAAATCAAAAGCCAATATGAACATCGATGTGGCAACCGTGAATACAGACAATAAAGACCGTGACGACCACTTGAGAAGTGCGGACTTCTTTGACTCTGCAAAGAACCCTAAAATGACGTTTGTCACAAAGAAAATCGTCGGCACACCGGATAAGTTGAAATTAGTTGGTGATTTGACGTTAAAAGGTAAAACTAAAGAAGTGACTCTGGATGCGAAATACTTGGGTGATGTGAACGATCCGTTCGGAAATCACAAGATCGCATTCTCTGCGACAGGTAAAATCAATCGCAAGGACTTCGGTCTTTCTTGGCACAAAGCTGTCGAAGTAGGCCCGGTGGTTGGTGACGAAGTGACTTTGATCATCAAGATTGAAGCCAACAAGCCAATCGAAAAGAAAGGTTAA
- a CDS encoding TIGR02147 family protein, which produces MSQKYLNYRSFLVNELEIRKKRNPSYSLRAFARDLAVPVSRLSEVINGKVGLSEERAVKIAERLGFSDSDKELFINLVLSEHARSTVIRNLSIQRVQQRNEAFTRIGEDEFKLVSDWHNIAILELLQTPSIEFTPDFIAKRLGINANLVMDSLERLERLKLIVNKNGVWEPTHMARTTTPDIPQEAVRSYHKQVISKALVAIDKQPMEMRDFSSIMLSINKEKLPFAKDRLRQFRRQLMAELETDPVRDSVYCMNFQLFEITES; this is translated from the coding sequence ATGAGTCAAAAATATTTGAATTACAGGTCATTTTTGGTCAACGAGCTTGAAATCAGAAAGAAGCGCAATCCTTCTTATTCTCTGCGAGCATTTGCTCGCGATCTTGCGGTGCCTGTATCCCGTCTCAGTGAAGTCATCAATGGAAAAGTCGGTTTATCTGAAGAGCGTGCGGTAAAAATCGCCGAACGCTTGGGTTTTTCGGACTCGGATAAAGAGCTTTTTATCAATCTCGTTCTATCAGAACACGCCCGCAGCACGGTGATCAGAAATCTCTCGATTCAGCGGGTGCAGCAGCGCAACGAAGCCTTTACGCGCATCGGTGAGGACGAGTTCAAACTTGTTTCGGACTGGCATAATATTGCGATCCTCGAGTTGCTTCAAACTCCGAGCATTGAATTTACGCCGGATTTTATTGCCAAGCGTTTGGGAATTAATGCGAATCTAGTGATGGATTCCTTAGAACGCTTGGAAAGATTGAAACTTATCGTGAATAAAAACGGAGTGTGGGAGCCGACGCATATGGCGCGCACAACGACGCCGGATATTCCGCAAGAAGCCGTGCGTAGTTATCACAAACAAGTGATCTCCAAAGCGTTGGTCGCTATCGATAAACAACCGATGGAAATGCGCGACTTTTCTTCGATCATGCTTTCGATCAATAAAGAAAAGCTGCCTTTTGCTAAAGACCGCTTACGTCAGTTCCGTCGTCAATTGATGGCCGAGCTGGAAACGGATCCTGTTCGCGACTCCGTTTATTGTATGAACTTCCAACTTTTTGAAATTACGGAGTCTTGA
- a CDS encoding efflux RND transporter permease subunit, with product MKLSDISIKNPVFAWMLMFGLMIFGLISFSRMGVSQLPDVDFPTVNVSVTLDGAAPEVMETQVVDPIESSLMTVEGIQSIKSSSKTGSATITVEFDLDRNIDVALQDVQAKVAATQRLLPDDVDPPTLSKTNPDDQPIIWLALTYAKDDPEFLMRYARDYLKDRFTTVEGVGDIFLGGYTDPVMRVHVRPKDLLRYNISVNDVMDAVKNEHSELPGGYIETDKKTFNVRTLGEAKTEEEFRAIVISRRAGQTVADPTNMVKISQVADASMGLDKITKMSRFNGQTALGLGIRKQRGTNAVAVASAVKEKIKEIRTQLPEGMQIHVNFDSTKFIEQSVHELNKHLILAVILTSLVCWLFLGSWSATFNVLLSIPTSLLGAFIGLYFLGYTLNTFTLLGLTLAIGIVVDDAIMVLENIFRYNENGRGRIESAILGAREISFAAMAATAAVIAIFLPVAFMKGIIGKFFMQFGVTISIAVFLSLVESLTITPMRCAGFVHHGERTTKIGRAFEAFMEQLKVSYDVWLRKSLQHRWKVLIASIVFVLISFVSIKFLNKEMSPAQDQSIFIARLMLPVGTSLQYTDAQTKQAEKWLMSRPEVQQVYAAIGGFGGGVSDANTTMMFVTLKEKHERGKDPESGKVLSQQEFMQVARKELAKIPDVRPVLMDLSQQGFSGGRGYPIEFTILGSDWDKLAKYTQDMMKEMEKSGLMVDVDSNYLLGMPEIQVKPDRISAAQHGVSITSIGSTVNALIGGVKVGEYPQGGHRYDIKVKLVDQGNPMDEIKTLFVGNSRGNLIPLPRVTEEVMGSSLQSISRSNRQRAITVTANMKPGVSQQAAMAYVEQTAKKMLEPGYMIDQGGSSKTFKESFQSLIFALVLGLVIAYMVLASQFNSFIDPVTILMALPFSFSGAFFALLITGQSLNMFSMIGLLLLMGIVKKNSILLIEFTNTVRDRGTSGADKALIEACPIRLRPILMTSIATIAAAIPSATATGAGSETMRPMAICLIGGVFVSTALTLFVVPVVYSLMDKFKTRDEVREKTKQAFAAVGNEALE from the coding sequence ATGAAGCTCTCGGATATCTCGATTAAAAATCCCGTTTTTGCGTGGATGTTGATGTTTGGACTGATGATTTTCGGTCTGATTTCATTCTCGCGCATGGGCGTCAGTCAATTGCCTGACGTGGACTTTCCAACAGTGAACGTCAGCGTCACTTTGGATGGAGCTGCGCCAGAGGTGATGGAAACGCAGGTCGTAGACCCTATTGAAAGCTCCTTGATGACGGTGGAGGGAATTCAATCCATCAAATCAAGCAGCAAAACGGGTTCCGCAACAATCACAGTCGAATTCGATTTAGATCGTAACATCGACGTGGCTTTGCAAGACGTGCAAGCCAAAGTCGCGGCGACGCAAAGATTGCTTCCTGACGACGTGGATCCTCCGACTCTTTCGAAAACCAATCCGGATGACCAGCCGATTATTTGGCTTGCGTTGACTTACGCCAAAGACGATCCGGAATTTTTGATGCGTTATGCGCGCGATTATTTGAAAGACCGTTTCACAACGGTGGAAGGCGTTGGGGATATCTTCTTGGGTGGTTACACGGATCCTGTGATGCGTGTGCATGTTCGCCCGAAGGACCTTCTGCGCTATAATATTTCCGTCAACGATGTGATGGACGCTGTGAAGAACGAGCACTCCGAACTTCCCGGCGGATACATTGAAACCGACAAAAAGACTTTCAACGTTCGTACTTTGGGTGAGGCGAAGACGGAAGAAGAATTCCGTGCGATCGTAATCAGTCGCCGTGCCGGTCAGACAGTCGCGGACCCGACAAACATGGTGAAGATCTCGCAAGTCGCCGATGCCAGCATGGGTCTTGATAAGATCACAAAAATGTCGCGTTTCAACGGACAGACGGCCTTGGGTTTAGGTATTCGTAAACAGCGTGGTACGAATGCGGTGGCGGTGGCCTCGGCGGTGAAAGAAAAAATCAAAGAGATTCGAACTCAGTTGCCTGAGGGGATGCAGATTCACGTGAACTTCGACAGCACGAAGTTCATCGAACAATCCGTGCATGAGTTGAACAAACACTTGATCTTGGCCGTGATCTTAACGTCCTTGGTGTGTTGGCTCTTTTTGGGAAGCTGGTCGGCGACCTTCAACGTGCTTTTATCGATTCCGACATCGTTGCTTGGGGCCTTCATTGGTTTGTACTTCCTGGGTTATACGCTGAATACGTTCACTCTTCTGGGTTTGACTTTAGCAATCGGTATCGTTGTCGACGATGCGATCATGGTTCTGGAGAATATCTTCCGTTATAACGAAAACGGGCGCGGCCGTATTGAATCGGCGATTCTTGGGGCGCGGGAAATTTCATTCGCGGCGATGGCGGCAACAGCGGCCGTGATCGCGATCTTCCTTCCTGTCGCCTTCATGAAGGGAATTATCGGTAAGTTCTTCATGCAGTTCGGTGTGACGATCTCCATCGCGGTTTTCCTTTCTCTGGTCGAATCATTGACAATCACGCCGATGCGTTGCGCGGGCTTTGTTCACCACGGTGAAAGAACGACGAAAATTGGCCGCGCGTTTGAGGCGTTCATGGAGCAACTCAAAGTTTCCTATGACGTATGGTTAAGAAAATCTTTGCAGCACCGTTGGAAAGTTTTGATCGCTTCGATTGTTTTTGTATTGATTTCTTTCGTGTCGATCAAATTCTTGAATAAAGAGATGAGTCCGGCACAAGACCAAAGCATCTTCATCGCTCGTCTGATGTTACCGGTGGGAACGTCTTTGCAATACACGGATGCTCAGACGAAACAGGCGGAAAAATGGTTGATGTCTCGTCCTGAAGTGCAGCAGGTTTATGCCGCGATCGGCGGTTTTGGCGGCGGTGTCTCTGACGCCAACACGACGATGATGTTCGTGACTTTGAAAGAAAAGCACGAGCGTGGCAAAGACCCTGAATCTGGAAAAGTTTTGTCACAACAAGAATTCATGCAAGTCGCGCGTAAAGAACTAGCGAAAATCCCTGACGTGCGCCCTGTCTTGATGGACTTGTCGCAACAAGGTTTCTCGGGCGGTCGTGGCTATCCTATCGAGTTTACGATTTTGGGTTCTGATTGGGATAAGCTTGCGAAGTACACGCAAGACATGATGAAAGAGATGGAAAAAAGCGGTTTGATGGTGGACGTGGATTCTAACTACTTGTTAGGTATGCCAGAAATTCAAGTAAAACCAGACCGTATCTCGGCAGCCCAGCACGGTGTAAGCATCACTTCTATCGGCTCGACAGTGAATGCGCTTATCGGCGGCGTCAAAGTGGGTGAGTATCCCCAAGGTGGACATCGCTACGACATTAAAGTGAAGCTTGTCGATCAAGGCAATCCGATGGACGAGATCAAAACGTTGTTCGTCGGTAACAGTCGCGGCAACTTGATTCCTCTTCCTCGCGTGACGGAAGAAGTGATGGGTTCGAGCTTGCAGTCGATCTCGCGTTCAAACCGTCAACGTGCGATTACGGTGACGGCGAATATGAAACCGGGCGTATCGCAACAAGCGGCGATGGCTTACGTCGAACAAACGGCGAAAAAGATGCTAGAGCCGGGCTATATGATCGATCAAGGCGGAAGCTCGAAGACGTTTAAAGAGTCTTTCCAAAGCTTGATCTTCGCATTGGTGTTGGGTCTTGTGATCGCGTACATGGTTTTGGCGAGTCAGTTCAACTCGTTCATTGATCCTGTCACGATTTTGATGGCCTTGCCGTTCAGCTTTAGCGGGGCTTTCTTTGCCTTGCTGATCACGGGACAATCTTTGAACATGTTCTCGATGATCGGATTGTTGCTTTTGATGGGTATCGTGAAGAAGAACTCGATCTTGTTGATTGAGTTTACGAATACGGTGCGAGACCGTGGAACGAGCGGCGCGGATAAAGCTTTGATTGAAGCGTGCCCGATTCGTCTGCGTCCGATCTTGATGACTTCTATTGCGACTATTGCAGCGGCGATTCCGTCAGCGACGGCGACGGGCGCCGGTTCGGAAACAATGCGTCCGATGGCGATTTGTTTGATCGGGGGCGTGTTCGTTTCGACGGCTTTGACTTTGTTCGTGGTTCCTGTGGTTTATTCATTGATGGATAAATTCAAGACTCGTGACGAAGTTCGTGAGAAAACAAAACAAGCTTTTGCGGCGGTCGGAAACGAAGCCCTTGAGTAA
- a CDS encoding outer membrane beta-barrel protein, with product MKWSFLLAVTLLSAVCSAQSSKTKIAAPAPTLREQALAENEIKGEQKAVASDAQVSGMLTLQDPRPEIITRSWKYFAALSAQSFQAEGVTSKEGAGTFDLGKNSQTVMPALELGVMSPSLQTKALLWKLGVRAKAGFASQGTDVTLDSGFKVDDARLNSTLFSGGLLLSMQWERLAWLSLTVSPQMGSVNYTQTSANDFATFSKQAGFNSIGYGLDIALTNKWSLFTEWTQRDLKDNKDIALQRDNFELGTKVTW from the coding sequence ATGAAATGGTCGTTCCTTCTGGCTGTCACGCTTCTCTCAGCGGTATGCTCAGCTCAATCTTCCAAGACAAAAATCGCAGCTCCAGCACCGACTTTGCGTGAACAAGCTCTTGCGGAAAACGAAATCAAAGGCGAACAAAAAGCCGTTGCTTCGGATGCGCAAGTTTCGGGAATGCTGACTTTGCAAGACCCTCGCCCTGAAATTATCACGCGCTCTTGGAAATATTTCGCGGCTCTTTCCGCACAATCTTTCCAAGCAGAAGGCGTCACAAGCAAAGAAGGCGCCGGCACTTTTGATCTTGGCAAAAACAGTCAAACCGTGATGCCCGCTCTCGAGTTGGGCGTGATGAGCCCGTCTTTGCAGACTAAAGCGCTTCTTTGGAAACTTGGCGTGCGCGCGAAAGCAGGTTTTGCTTCGCAAGGCACTGACGTCACTTTGGACTCGGGCTTTAAGGTCGATGATGCTCGTTTGAACTCGACACTTTTTAGCGGCGGACTTCTTTTGAGCATGCAGTGGGAGCGTCTTGCTTGGTTGTCTTTGACGGTGTCTCCGCAAATGGGTTCTGTGAACTACACACAAACAAGTGCAAATGACTTTGCGACGTTCTCGAAACAAGCCGGTTTCAACTCGATCGGTTATGGCTTGGACATCGCTTTGACGAACAAGTGGTCTCTTTTTACAGAGTGGACTCAACGAGATTTGAAGGACAACAAAGACATCGCACTTCAACGCGACAACTTTGAACTAGGAACTAAAGTCACATGGTAA